From Roseisolibacter agri, a single genomic window includes:
- a CDS encoding acyltransferase yields MTIHPTASIHASAFVDEGAQIGADTKVWHFCHVMPGAVIGERCSLGQNVVVMNRVRIGDNVKIQNNVSVYEGVELEDDVFCGPSMVFTNVLNPRSHVSRKHEYRPTKVGRGASIGANATIVCGTTLGEYAFVGAGAVVTRDVPAYALVVGVPARQRGWMCQCGEQLELPVATPDAAVRSTCRACGTRYLLVGDVLRLAEVREADA; encoded by the coding sequence GTGACGATCCATCCGACGGCCTCCATCCACGCCTCCGCCTTCGTCGACGAGGGCGCGCAGATTGGCGCCGACACGAAGGTCTGGCACTTCTGCCACGTGATGCCCGGCGCGGTCATCGGCGAGCGCTGCTCGCTGGGCCAGAACGTCGTGGTGATGAACCGCGTGCGCATCGGCGACAACGTCAAGATCCAGAACAACGTCTCGGTCTACGAGGGCGTGGAGCTGGAGGACGACGTGTTCTGCGGGCCGTCGATGGTGTTCACCAACGTGCTCAACCCGCGCAGCCACGTCTCGCGCAAGCACGAGTACCGCCCGACGAAGGTCGGGCGCGGCGCCTCGATCGGCGCCAACGCGACCATCGTCTGCGGCACGACGCTCGGCGAGTACGCGTTCGTGGGCGCGGGCGCGGTGGTGACGCGCGACGTGCCGGCGTACGCGCTCGTGGTGGGCGTGCCCGCGCGGCAGCGCGGCTGGATGTGCCAGTGCGGCGAGCAGCTGGAGCTGCCGGTGGCGACGCCCGACGCCGCGGTGCGCTCGACGTGCCGCGCCTGCGGCACCCGCTACCTGCTGGTGGGCGACGTGCTGCGCCTGGCCGAGGTGCGGGAGGCGGACGCGTGA
- the carB gene encoding carbamoyl-phosphate synthase large subunit — protein MPRRNDLHKILVIGSGPIIIGQAAEFDYSGTQAVKALREEGYEVVLVNSNPATIMTDPEFADRTYVEPVTPEYVERIVARERPDAILPTMGGQTALNVAMALSQNGVLERYGVELIGADARSIKMAEDRQEFEKAMQRIGLQTPAGKFATTWDEALAIVEWTGFPAIIRPSFTLGGSGGGIAYNRDEYEAIVRRGLDLSPVKQVLIERSLLGWKEFELEVMRDSADNVVIVCSIENFDPMGVHTGDSITVAPAMTLTDREYQTMRDAACAIIREIGVAAGGCNIQFAVNPANGEMVVIEMNPRVSRSSALASKATGFPIARIGAKLAVGYRLDEVPNDITKTTPASFEPVLDYVVVKCPRFAFEKFVASDPRLTTQMKSVGESMAIGRTFKEAFQKALRALETGRPGWAIGATPSDDRLADDELTTLRAALRQPTPERVFQIKRALLAGLSVDEVYELSKVDPWFLHQLQELIDAERAYAALGAVESTDLRQMKRLGFSDRQLAALRGETEGDVRARRWSLGVRPAYKMVDTCAGEFPSSTPYLYGSYDEESEAPRSGRRSVVILGSGPNRIGQGVEFDYCCVRAALALRDAGYETIMVNSNPETVSTDFDISDKLYFEPLTLEDVLEIVEREQPVGVIVQLGGQTPLKLTRPLEAAGVRILGTSPDAIDIAEDRRRFEELARELGLTQPPNGTATSVEESVAIANRVGYPVLVRPSYVLGGRAMEIVYDEASLREYFTRAVQVSEDRPVLIDRFLEDAYEADVDAVSDGERVVIGAVMQHIEDAGIHSGDSACVLPPYILTEQDQATMREQTVALARKLGVVGLINVQYAMRDGQVYVLEVNPRASRTIPFVSKAVGVPLASVAARVMLGETLEQIGYTQEIVPHYVAVKEAVFPFNKFREFDPVLGPEMRSTGEVMGIADSFGASFLKSQLAADNQLPAEGAIFVTVNDRDKPTVLPIVRRFYEMGFRLYATEGTARFLTQRGVPCERVFKLHEGRPNGLDLIVNGDIQLLINTPMGKSAQVDDYRLRQAAIARRLAYTTTLSAANAASDAILSMRSRPGQVRSLQEWHATLGENGGAGAAHAEPAATLDASGPTRS, from the coding sequence ATGCCTCGCCGCAACGACCTCCACAAGATCCTCGTCATCGGCTCGGGCCCGATCATCATCGGGCAGGCCGCCGAGTTCGACTACTCGGGGACGCAGGCCGTGAAGGCGCTGCGCGAGGAGGGCTACGAGGTCGTCCTGGTGAACTCGAACCCGGCGACGATCATGACGGATCCGGAGTTCGCGGACCGCACGTACGTCGAGCCGGTGACGCCGGAGTACGTCGAGCGGATCGTCGCGCGCGAGCGCCCCGACGCGATCCTCCCGACCATGGGCGGCCAGACGGCGCTCAACGTCGCGATGGCGCTGTCGCAGAACGGGGTGCTGGAGCGCTACGGCGTGGAGCTGATCGGCGCCGACGCGCGCTCGATCAAGATGGCCGAGGACCGCCAGGAGTTCGAGAAGGCGATGCAGCGCATCGGGCTGCAGACGCCGGCCGGCAAGTTCGCGACGACGTGGGACGAGGCGCTGGCGATCGTCGAGTGGACGGGCTTCCCGGCGATCATCCGCCCGTCGTTCACGCTGGGCGGCTCGGGCGGCGGCATCGCGTACAACCGCGACGAGTACGAGGCGATCGTGCGCCGCGGGCTCGACCTGTCGCCCGTGAAGCAGGTGCTCATCGAGCGCTCGCTGCTCGGCTGGAAGGAGTTCGAGCTGGAGGTGATGCGCGACTCCGCCGACAACGTCGTGATCGTCTGCTCGATCGAGAACTTCGATCCGATGGGCGTGCACACGGGCGACTCGATCACGGTCGCGCCGGCGATGACGCTGACGGACCGCGAGTACCAGACGATGCGCGACGCGGCGTGCGCGATCATCCGCGAGATCGGCGTCGCCGCCGGCGGGTGCAACATCCAGTTCGCCGTCAACCCGGCCAACGGCGAGATGGTCGTGATCGAGATGAACCCGCGCGTCTCGCGCTCCTCGGCGCTGGCGTCGAAGGCCACCGGGTTCCCGATCGCGCGCATCGGCGCCAAGCTGGCCGTCGGCTACCGCCTGGACGAGGTGCCGAACGACATCACGAAGACCACGCCCGCGTCGTTCGAGCCGGTGCTGGACTACGTGGTCGTGAAGTGCCCGCGCTTCGCGTTCGAGAAGTTCGTCGCGTCGGACCCGCGCCTCACGACGCAGATGAAGAGCGTCGGTGAGAGCATGGCGATCGGCCGCACGTTCAAGGAGGCGTTCCAGAAGGCGCTGCGCGCGCTGGAGACGGGGCGTCCGGGATGGGCGATCGGCGCGACGCCCTCGGACGACCGCCTGGCCGACGACGAGCTGACGACGCTGCGCGCCGCGCTCCGCCAGCCGACGCCCGAGCGCGTCTTCCAGATCAAGCGCGCGCTGCTCGCCGGCCTGTCGGTCGACGAGGTCTACGAGCTCTCCAAGGTCGATCCGTGGTTCCTGCACCAGCTGCAGGAGCTGATCGACGCGGAGCGCGCGTACGCGGCGCTTGGCGCGGTCGAGAGCACCGACCTGCGCCAGATGAAGCGCCTCGGCTTCTCGGACCGCCAGCTGGCCGCGCTGCGCGGCGAGACCGAGGGCGACGTGCGCGCGCGCCGCTGGTCGCTCGGCGTGCGGCCGGCGTACAAGATGGTCGACACGTGCGCGGGCGAGTTCCCGTCGTCCACGCCGTACCTGTACGGCAGCTACGACGAAGAGAGCGAGGCACCCCGCAGCGGCCGCAGGTCGGTCGTGATCCTCGGCTCCGGCCCGAACCGGATTGGACAGGGCGTCGAGTTCGACTACTGCTGCGTCCGGGCCGCCCTCGCGCTGCGCGATGCGGGCTACGAGACGATCATGGTCAACTCGAACCCCGAGACCGTCTCGACGGACTTCGACATCTCGGACAAGCTGTACTTCGAGCCGCTGACGCTCGAGGACGTCCTGGAGATCGTCGAGCGTGAGCAGCCGGTGGGCGTGATCGTGCAGCTCGGCGGCCAGACGCCGCTCAAGCTCACGCGGCCGCTGGAGGCCGCGGGGGTGCGCATCCTCGGTACCTCGCCGGACGCCATCGACATCGCCGAGGACCGCCGCCGCTTCGAGGAGCTGGCGCGCGAGCTGGGGCTGACGCAGCCGCCCAACGGCACCGCGACGAGCGTCGAGGAGTCGGTGGCGATCGCCAACCGCGTCGGCTACCCGGTGCTCGTGCGCCCGTCGTACGTGCTCGGTGGGCGCGCGATGGAGATCGTGTACGACGAGGCGTCGCTCCGCGAGTACTTCACGCGCGCGGTGCAGGTCTCCGAGGACCGCCCGGTGCTGATCGACCGCTTCCTCGAGGACGCGTACGAGGCGGACGTCGACGCGGTGAGCGACGGCGAGCGGGTGGTCATCGGCGCGGTGATGCAGCACATCGAGGACGCGGGCATCCACTCGGGCGACTCGGCGTGCGTGCTGCCGCCGTACATCCTCACCGAGCAGGACCAGGCGACGATGCGCGAGCAGACCGTCGCGCTGGCGAGGAAGCTCGGCGTCGTGGGACTGATCAACGTGCAGTACGCGATGCGCGACGGGCAGGTGTACGTGCTGGAGGTGAACCCGCGCGCCAGCCGCACCATCCCGTTCGTCAGCAAGGCGGTGGGCGTACCGCTGGCGTCCGTCGCCGCGCGTGTCATGCTCGGCGAGACGCTGGAGCAGATCGGCTACACGCAGGAGATCGTGCCGCACTACGTGGCGGTGAAGGAGGCGGTGTTCCCCTTCAACAAGTTCCGCGAGTTCGATCCGGTGCTCGGCCCCGAGATGCGCTCGACGGGCGAGGTGATGGGCATCGCCGACTCGTTCGGCGCGTCGTTCCTGAAGTCGCAGCTGGCCGCCGACAACCAGCTGCCGGCCGAGGGCGCGATCTTCGTGACGGTGAACGATCGCGACAAGCCGACCGTGCTGCCGATCGTGCGCCGCTTCTACGAGATGGGCTTCCGCCTCTACGCCACCGAGGGCACGGCGCGCTTCCTGACGCAGCGCGGCGTGCCCTGCGAGCGCGTGTTCAAGCTGCACGAGGGGCGGCCGAACGGCCTGGACCTGATCGTCAACGGCGACATCCAGCTCCTCATCAACACGCCGATGGGCAAGAGCGCGCAGGTGGACGACTACCGCCTGCGCCAGGCGGCCATCGCGCGGCGCCTCGCCTACACGACCACGCTCTCCGCGGCCAACGCGGCGAGCGACGCGATCCTGTCGATGCGGTCGCGGCCGGGGCAGGTGCGCTCGCTGCAGGAGTGGCACGCCACGCTGGGCGAGAACGGTGGCGCGGGTGCCGCGCACGCCGAGCCGGCCGCCACGCTCGACGCCTCCGGCCCGACGCGCTCGTGA
- a CDS encoding GDP-mannose 4,6-dehydratase, whose product MTGSVSGRALVTGASGFVGRWLIDALAADGWDVTAAAPHQPDAASLSDAGRAARWIAGDVRDLAHLTEALDVARPDAIFHLAGVTFVPAASKDPGATAEVNVVAAARLLGLVRERRAAGTLDPTVLVVGSAEQYGRHDDAELPLTEDAELRPHTVYAATKVAQETMALEAWRSAGVRVIATRSFNHSGPGQASRFLLPGLVGRARKLAAAGASAGPLLVGNQDTSRDFLHVSDVVAAYIALIARGRPGDVYNVASGVGHSVGALARVVLARFGLDVPVESDPALVRPVDVPALVGSSAKLQAHTGWAPRRSFDALLDDLIAAPPPPA is encoded by the coding sequence GTGACCGGCTCGGTGAGCGGCCGCGCGCTCGTCACCGGCGCGTCGGGCTTCGTCGGCCGCTGGCTGATCGACGCGCTGGCGGCGGACGGCTGGGACGTCACGGCCGCCGCCCCGCATCAACCCGACGCCGCGTCGCTCAGCGATGCCGGGCGCGCGGCGCGGTGGATCGCCGGCGACGTGCGCGACCTCGCACACCTGACCGAGGCGCTCGACGTCGCGCGCCCCGACGCGATCTTCCACCTCGCGGGCGTGACGTTCGTGCCGGCGGCCTCCAAGGATCCCGGCGCCACCGCGGAGGTCAACGTCGTCGCCGCGGCGCGGCTGCTCGGCCTCGTGCGCGAGCGGCGCGCCGCCGGCACCCTGGACCCGACGGTGCTCGTCGTCGGCAGCGCCGAGCAGTACGGCCGCCACGACGACGCGGAGCTGCCGCTGACCGAGGACGCCGAGCTGCGCCCGCACACCGTCTACGCGGCGACCAAGGTCGCGCAGGAGACGATGGCGCTGGAGGCGTGGCGCTCCGCGGGCGTGCGCGTGATAGCGACGCGCAGCTTCAACCACAGCGGGCCGGGGCAGGCGTCGCGCTTCCTGCTGCCCGGGCTCGTGGGACGCGCGCGGAAGCTGGCCGCCGCCGGCGCGAGCGCCGGCCCGCTGCTCGTCGGCAACCAGGACACGTCGCGGGACTTCCTGCATGTGAGCGACGTCGTGGCCGCCTATATTGCCCTGATCGCCCGCGGCCGGCCGGGCGACGTGTACAACGTGGCGAGCGGCGTCGGCCACAGCGTCGGCGCGCTCGCCCGCGTCGTGCTCGCCCGCTTCGGGCTCGACGTGCCCGTCGAGAGCGATCCGGCGCTCGTCCGCCCGGTGGACGTGCCGGCGCTCGTCGGCAGCTCCGCCAAGCTGCAGGCGCACACGGGCTGGGCGCCGCGCCGCTCGTTCGACGCGCTGCTCGACGACCTGATCGCCGCACCGCCGCCGCCCGCCTGA
- the gmd gene encoding GDP-mannose 4,6-dehydratase yields the protein MPTALITGITGQDGSYLAELLLEKGYRVVGIVRRSSTTPYERIGHLVDRIELVSADLLDQTSLTDAVADTQPDEIYNLAAQSFVQTSWNQPVLTGEFTALGVTRMLEAMKKAAPRARFYQASSSEQFGKVVETPQRETTPFYPRSPYGVAKVYGHWITVNYRESFGLYAVSGILFNHESPRRGLEFVTRKISDGVARIACGLSTELRLGNLEARRDWGFAGDYVDAMWRMLQQDAPDDYVIGTGETWSVREFCELAFRVADLDYREFVKTDKRFERPAEVDLLVGDPSKAKAQLGWERRVSFPDLVSMMVHADMERYRLQGHAPR from the coding sequence CTACCGCGCTCATCACCGGGATCACCGGCCAGGACGGGTCGTACCTCGCCGAGCTGCTGCTCGAGAAGGGCTACCGCGTGGTCGGGATCGTCCGCCGCAGCTCCACCACGCCCTACGAGCGCATCGGCCATCTCGTCGACCGCATCGAGCTGGTGTCGGCCGACCTGCTCGACCAGACGTCGCTCACCGACGCCGTCGCCGACACGCAGCCCGACGAGATCTACAACCTCGCCGCGCAGAGCTTCGTGCAGACGTCCTGGAACCAGCCGGTGCTCACCGGCGAGTTCACCGCGCTCGGCGTGACGCGCATGCTCGAGGCGATGAAGAAGGCCGCCCCCAGGGCGCGGTTCTACCAGGCCAGCTCCAGCGAGCAGTTCGGCAAGGTCGTCGAGACGCCGCAGCGCGAGACGACGCCCTTCTATCCGCGCTCGCCGTACGGCGTGGCCAAGGTGTACGGGCACTGGATCACCGTGAACTACCGCGAGAGCTTCGGCCTCTACGCGGTGAGCGGGATCCTGTTCAACCACGAGTCGCCGCGGCGCGGGCTGGAGTTCGTCACGCGCAAGATCAGCGACGGCGTTGCGCGCATCGCGTGCGGGCTGTCGACGGAGCTGCGCCTGGGCAACCTCGAGGCGCGGCGCGACTGGGGCTTCGCCGGGGACTACGTCGACGCGATGTGGCGCATGCTGCAGCAGGACGCCCCCGACGACTACGTCATCGGCACCGGCGAGACGTGGAGCGTGCGCGAGTTCTGCGAGCTCGCGTTCAGGGTCGCGGACCTCGACTACCGCGAGTTCGTCAAGACCGACAAGCGCTTCGAGCGTCCCGCGGAGGTAGACCTGCTCGTGGGCGATCCGAGCAAGGCGAAGGCGCAGCTGGGCTGGGAGCGACGCGTCAGCTTCCCGGACCTCGTGTCGATGATGGTGCACGCCGACATGGAGCGCTACCGGCTGCAGGGGCACGCTCCCCGGTGA